The Saprospiraceae bacterium genome includes a window with the following:
- a CDS encoding TonB-dependent receptor produces the protein MFKVNRYKLFISARQDYTDNRWMPFSFTGSVSHEKMSLQVSRNYNLPGFNDLYWPVSGNNQLKTEISHQAELKHNIILKGLKVQSQLYMNYVKDWIQWIPTSNGLWSPLNQKTVLSRGFECHVSKEWNTSTTTYKADIEYHYNRTSASDHYFEKELVGKQLIYVPQHTFTSGFLIKKKKHTLYGNFRFTGIRSYTPDNQYHLSPYYIIDLFYKYTIGDKADVTASIQNLTNHQYQIVRFFPLPGISGNILFKLYFKHK, from the coding sequence ATGTTCAAAGTAAATCGATATAAGCTATTTATATCTGCCAGACAAGACTACACTGACAACCGATGGATGCCTTTTTCATTTACGGGGAGTGTCTCCCATGAAAAGATGTCTTTGCAAGTAAGCCGTAACTACAATCTTCCTGGATTTAACGATTTGTATTGGCCAGTATCCGGTAACAACCAGCTGAAAACAGAAATTTCTCATCAGGCTGAATTAAAGCACAACATCATACTGAAAGGGTTAAAGGTACAAAGTCAGCTATATATGAATTATGTAAAAGACTGGATTCAGTGGATTCCGACATCCAATGGATTGTGGTCACCATTGAATCAAAAAACCGTTTTGTCCCGCGGATTTGAATGTCATGTCAGCAAAGAATGGAATACATCTACTACTACCTACAAAGCAGATATTGAATATCATTATAACCGAACTTCAGCTTCTGACCACTATTTTGAAAAAGAACTGGTAGGAAAACAACTCATCTATGTCCCGCAACATACCTTTACATCAGGCTTTTTAATCAAGAAAAAAAAGCATACCTTATACGGCAACTTTCGTTTTACTGGTATAAGGTCTTACACACCTGACAATCAATATCATTTATCACCATATTATATCATTGATCTTTTTTATAAATATACTATAGGTGACAAAGCTGATGTCACTGCATCCATCCAAAATCTAACCAATCATCAATACCAAATTGTAAGATTCTTCCCACTTCCCGGTATTTCAGGAAATATTTTATTCAAATTATATTTTAAACATAAATAA
- a CDS encoding TonB-dependent receptor plug domain-containing protein — protein sequence MLIMSDVKIVYLVLLNVLMWVSVRSQVTIDSVFIVDTVHHLFKNSKPSHTYPADIQPGVSTFLSSIASAQLQQSSPGGLTTLLHRGMGTRHLPVLWEGINIQSMVNGSFDLSLIPLHLYSGTQFYSFGSPTLTGSNAIAGALNISTNPHDRQSLIGIQLSSLENVDLLTKYTHQGSRYSGTLGADLSIHQNSYTYTFNKQKENRIGTNQLKYNLLYNSTYYLSKNQAIRLGIWSQASDREIPSGVTSAHVSQQQKDSNNRFKAGHTFLFAKSKFNTWISYMDENIRFSTPVVDSRSNVKIYSSGTEFSSKKEFIAKITYRKDVVDANFFQI from the coding sequence ATGCTTATAATGTCTGATGTGAAGATAGTTTATCTGGTATTATTAAATGTATTGATGTGGGTTAGTGTTCGTTCACAAGTCACTATTGATTCTGTATTTATAGTAGATACCGTACATCACTTATTTAAAAATTCCAAACCTTCCCACACATATCCTGCTGATATACAGCCAGGCGTCTCCACATTTTTATCTTCGATTGCATCCGCTCAGCTACAGCAGTCATCGCCCGGAGGATTGACAACGCTCCTGCACAGAGGTATGGGCACAAGGCATTTGCCGGTTTTATGGGAAGGCATCAACATCCAGAGTATGGTCAATGGTAGTTTTGATCTGAGTCTGATTCCGCTTCATTTGTATTCAGGAACACAGTTTTATAGTTTTGGATCACCCACACTCACAGGAAGCAATGCCATAGCAGGAGCACTTAATATTTCAACCAACCCCCATGACAGGCAAAGTCTTATTGGGATTCAGCTATCTTCGTTGGAAAATGTGGACTTGCTCACAAAATATACTCATCAAGGCTCCAGGTATTCAGGAACACTTGGGGCTGACCTCTCTATACACCAAAACTCCTACACCTACACATTCAATAAACAAAAAGAAAATAGAATCGGTACAAATCAGTTGAAATACAACCTCTTATATAACTCCACTTATTATTTGTCAAAAAATCAGGCTATAAGACTGGGTATTTGGTCACAAGCGTCAGACAGAGAGATTCCATCAGGCGTCACCTCCGCGCATGTCTCACAGCAACAAAAAGATAGTAACAACAGATTCAAAGCAGGCCACACCTTTCTTTTTGCCAAAAGTAAGTTTAATACTTGGATATCGTATATGGATGAAAATATAAGGTTTTCCACTCCTGTGGTTGACTCAAGATCAAATGTCAAAATTTATTCTTCAGGAACTGAATTTTCCTCCAAAAAAGAGTTTATAGCGAAAATCACTTATAGAAAAGATGTCGTTGATGCCAATTTTTTTCAGATATAA
- a CDS encoding LptF/LptG family permease — translation MKKIDKLIIQSFIGPAILSYFIATFVLVMQFLWKYIDDILGKGITVFEIIELIFYYAVTLIPMAVPITVLISSVMVFGDMAEKYELSSMKSAGVSLYRIMIPGLVVASLIALFSIFASNYLKPVSLLQFNKRFQTIRKQKAALAIEQGIFNDAFGETIIRVNKIDDDKRGIHDVLIFDHTANDKSLIGIMSAKNGEMYTADDGRYFVMQLDTGVHYKEGEKKLKLGSDQSEIPFTRTYFDQWIKSFDMNQFDGQDGLLNFNRNREDMMNTIQLLKSIDSFRTDVKVNTEKIANRANLIFTPNSNQNIDHNKEQNANADYNSTQSDTSYRTNMDNAMEVQSTENQSVHHKTHISVRSATEQNAQSTTAPLPITPEPVKKIIKFKTGNQKGIVHIADMIDSIDHREVMIRAQTNLSRDRDELLTLNNINTDNKRYFEKYMLRLNQQYSWASVCIIFLFIGAPLGSIIRKGGYGYPLLVAILFYMIFIISTIYGEKLNKNGDISGLRAAWLSCFILLPFAVLLSYMALRDMGLNFSSFNDIVGKYFKRSKSK, via the coding sequence TTGAAAAAGATAGATAAACTCATTATTCAAAGTTTTATCGGACCCGCCATTCTCTCCTACTTTATAGCTACGTTTGTGCTGGTGATGCAGTTTTTGTGGAAATACATCGACGACATCCTTGGTAAAGGTATTACAGTATTTGAAATCATCGAATTGATATTTTATTATGCTGTGACACTCATACCGATGGCTGTTCCTATTACAGTATTGATATCTTCGGTAATGGTTTTTGGAGACATGGCTGAAAAATATGAATTATCCAGCATGAAATCTGCCGGAGTATCATTATATCGTATCATGATACCAGGACTGGTGGTCGCTTCATTGATTGCCTTATTTTCCATTTTCGCATCCAATTACCTTAAACCCGTTTCTTTACTACAGTTCAACAAAAGATTTCAGACCATCAGGAAACAAAAAGCTGCACTGGCAATAGAGCAAGGAATTTTCAATGATGCATTTGGAGAAACGATCATCAGGGTGAATAAGATAGATGACGATAAACGGGGGATCCATGATGTACTTATCTTTGACCACACAGCCAATGATAAGAGCCTGATCGGTATCATGAGTGCCAAAAATGGAGAAATGTATACTGCCGATGATGGTCGTTACTTTGTAATGCAGTTAGATACCGGAGTTCACTACAAAGAAGGTGAAAAAAAGCTGAAACTTGGTTCAGATCAGTCAGAGATACCCTTTACGAGAACATATTTTGACCAATGGATAAAATCATTTGATATGAATCAGTTTGATGGACAAGATGGATTGCTTAATTTTAACAGAAACAGGGAGGACATGATGAATACCATTCAACTCTTAAAATCCATCGACTCTTTCAGAACTGATGTTAAAGTAAATACTGAAAAGATCGCAAACAGAGCAAATCTGATTTTCACACCAAATTCCAATCAAAATATTGACCATAACAAAGAACAGAATGCAAATGCAGACTACAATTCAACCCAAAGTGATACTTCATACCGAACAAACATGGACAATGCCATGGAAGTACAATCTACTGAAAATCAATCTGTACATCATAAAACACATATCTCTGTAAGATCAGCAACGGAGCAAAATGCTCAATCAACAACAGCACCTCTTCCTATTACACCAGAGCCAGTAAAAAAAATAATCAAGTTCAAGACTGGTAATCAAAAAGGAATAGTTCACATCGCAGATATGATAGACTCTATAGATCATCGGGAAGTAATGATAAGAGCTCAAACAAATCTATCCAGGGACAGAGACGAATTGCTCACATTAAATAATATAAATACTGACAACAAACGATACTTTGAAAAATATATGCTCAGACTCAATCAGCAATACAGTTGGGCATCAGTGTGTATTATTTTTCTTTTTATTGGTGCTCCATTAGGTAGTATCATACGAAAAGGTGGTTATGGATATCCATTGCTAGTGGCCATTCTGTTTTATATGATATTTATCATCTCTACCATTTACGGGGAGAAGCTCAACAAAAACGGAGATATTTCAGGCTTGAGGGCAGCTTGGTTATCGTGTTTTATTCTTCTGCCTTTTGCTGTCCTGTTGAGTTATATGGCTCTAAGAGATATGGGGTTAAATTTTTCTTCATTCAATGATATCGTAGGTAAATATTTCAAAAGATCAAAATCGAAATAA
- a CDS encoding transposase, whose amino-acid sequence MHRNINDAISSEIIARHVSENYEELEKAKPRSLHFYTAKQMHKTIQGFIKQKTRNINQLEKVVYSCIPGLLTFSKNGMPKYMYKVLQKYPSKAKILNAKTASLAKIKGLTMEKAEAIQKAVKLDSGSGNTILTELNIKTLAQTINLFSTQIKELQSELAKHGANDLADFLVTIPGCGIESAVSLSIEIEDINRFNSAASLCCYFGVHPENHTSGDISKKPKMSKKGSSSYRGTIYMVAKNAIMYDPYFKEIYSNQRAKGKTYNDALGVIMNKLTRVIYGMLTNKEAYDSSKPKTQKNKPVDADQQIEKLEKKPQIIRQS is encoded by the coding sequence ATGCATCGCAATATTAATGACGCCATCAGTAGTGAAATTATAGCTAGGCATGTATCTGAAAATTATGAAGAACTAGAGAAAGCCAAGCCTAGATCCTTACATTTTTATACTGCGAAACAGATGCACAAAACTATACAAGGATTTATTAAACAAAAGACGAGAAATATCAACCAACTTGAGAAAGTAGTGTATAGTTGTATTCCTGGTCTTTTAACTTTTAGTAAAAATGGCATGCCAAAATACATGTATAAAGTACTTCAAAAGTATCCATCAAAGGCAAAGATATTAAATGCGAAAACAGCTTCTTTGGCTAAAATCAAAGGGTTAACCATGGAGAAGGCTGAGGCCATCCAAAAAGCGGTGAAGCTAGATTCAGGGTCGGGTAATACGATACTTACTGAGCTAAATATTAAAACATTGGCCCAAACTATTAACTTATTCTCCACCCAGATCAAAGAACTTCAATCAGAGCTTGCTAAACACGGAGCCAACGACTTAGCGGATTTCTTAGTCACAATTCCTGGTTGCGGCATCGAGTCAGCAGTGTCATTAAGCATAGAAATAGAAGATATAAATCGATTTAACAGTGCCGCATCACTTTGTTGCTATTTTGGAGTACACCCAGAAAACCATACAAGTGGTGATATATCAAAGAAACCTAAAATGAGCAAAAAAGGAAGTAGTTCATATAGGGGTACAATATACATGGTAGCTAAAAATGCGATTATGTATGACCCTTATTTTAAAGAGATATATTCAAATCAAAGAGCGAAAGGTAAGACCTATAACGATGCTTTAGGTGTAATAATGAACAAGTTAACAAGAGTGATCTATGGTATGCTTACAAACAAAGAGGCATACGATTCATCAAAACCTAAAACACAAAAAAACAAACCAGTAGACGCAGATCAGCAAATAGAGAAGTTGGAAAAGAAACCGCAGATTATAAGGCAGAGCTAG
- a CDS encoding GrpB family protein, with amino-acid sequence MVKRIEHFGSTAIKGLAAKPVIDILKIFCQK; translated from the coding sequence ATTGTAAAGCGAATAGAGCATTTTGGCAGCACGGCCATTAAAGGACTTGCTGCAAAACCTGTAATAGACATCCTTAAAATCTTTTGTCAGAAATAG
- a CDS encoding nitroreductase family protein: MTFQEIVRYRRSVRIFKDEPLDAAKVKNCLELAVLSPNSSNMQLWEFYHVVKPEILKKLSLACFNQSAAGTAQQMVVFVTRQDLFMKRSKKMLELESQNVLKNSPTERQSKRVKRWELYYGKVMPFLYARFFGLLGLLRKILVIIIGLFRPIFYQVSENDQRVVVHKTCGLAAQTFMLAMADAGCDTCPMEGFDSKMVKKILNLAWGAEINMIVSCGIRDNGGVWGDRMRIPFDEVYKMV; the protein is encoded by the coding sequence ATGACTTTTCAAGAAATAGTACGATATCGACGTTCAGTAAGGATCTTTAAGGATGAGCCACTTGATGCAGCAAAAGTTAAAAATTGCCTGGAACTTGCGGTCTTATCACCTAACAGTTCCAACATGCAACTTTGGGAGTTTTATCATGTCGTCAAACCCGAAATTCTTAAAAAACTTTCATTGGCATGTTTTAATCAATCAGCTGCTGGAACTGCTCAGCAGATGGTAGTATTTGTAACCAGACAGGATTTATTTATGAAACGATCTAAAAAAATGCTGGAACTCGAATCACAAAATGTACTTAAAAATAGTCCTACTGAGAGGCAGTCTAAGAGAGTAAAACGCTGGGAATTGTATTATGGCAAAGTCATGCCTTTTTTATATGCCCGATTTTTTGGACTTTTAGGTCTATTGAGAAAGATCCTTGTAATTATAATTGGCCTTTTCCGGCCAATCTTCTACCAGGTATCTGAAAATGACCAGAGAGTCGTTGTCCACAAAACCTGTGGACTGGCTGCACAAACTTTTATGCTTGCTATGGCTGATGCAGGTTGTGATACTTGTCCAATGGAAGGTTTTGATAGCAAAATGGTAAAAAAGATATTAAATCTGGCATGGGGAGCCGAAATCAATATGATCGTTTCATGCGGGATCAGGGACAATGGAGGCGTCTGGGGGGACAGAATGAGAATACCATTTGATGAGGTGTACAAAATGGTTTGA
- a CDS encoding 23S rRNA (pseudouridine(1915)-N(3))-methyltransferase RlmH translates to MKISIWSIGKTNEPYLTSGIDKYLLRLKHYTKLQYEEFKDIKQGQTADETKKRESELFMSRLKKEDVVILLDEQGKQYDSKGFAAFIEQQTIHAGKHMVFIIGGAFGHHDILKKRADHLLSLSKMTFSHQMVRLFFVEQLYRAYTIIKNEKYHNV, encoded by the coding sequence ATGAAAATATCTATATGGTCTATCGGAAAAACCAACGAACCTTATCTTACCTCCGGAATAGACAAATATCTTTTGCGGTTAAAACACTATACAAAATTACAATATGAAGAATTTAAAGACATCAAACAAGGTCAAACAGCTGATGAAACAAAAAAGCGGGAATCTGAATTATTTATGTCCAGATTAAAAAAAGAAGATGTAGTCATATTGCTCGACGAACAAGGTAAACAATATGATTCAAAAGGATTTGCAGCGTTTATTGAGCAGCAGACTATTCATGCCGGTAAACATATGGTTTTTATCATAGGAGGTGCATTTGGGCATCATGATATTCTGAAAAAAAGAGCCGATCATTTACTTTCATTGTCAAAAATGACTTTTTCACATCAGATGGTCAGACTTTTTTTTGTCGAACAACTCTACAGGGCATATACCATCATCAAGAATGAAAAATACCATAATGTTTAA
- a CDS encoding Gfo/Idh/MocA family oxidoreductase, translated as MSRKIRMGMVGGGQGAFIGAVHRMAALMDGQIELVCGAFSSDPEKSKASGADLFLPSDRVYDSFEQMITSEKKLPADQRMDLVSIVTPNHVHFKPAAMAIQNGFHVICDKPLCYNLEEAYELNNLVNHSDRIFALTHNYTGYPMVKQAKQMVRSGDLGTIKKIVVEYPQGWLSTLLEASDQKQATWRTDPLRSGIAGAMGDIGTHAENLAEYITGLKISELCADISTLVDGRKLDDDGNVLLRFENGARGILYASQISTGEENNLRIRIYGEKGGLEWAQMEPNTLVVRWADRPVELLRTGGTGISKEAAAHTRIPAGHPEGYLEAFANIYRNVAKCIQAQISGVQVDPMYKDFPDIADGVRGMEFIYKVIESGKSEQKWIKL; from the coding sequence ATGAGCAGGAAAATTAGAATGGGTATGGTTGGCGGAGGTCAAGGTGCCTTCATTGGCGCAGTACATAGAATGGCTGCATTAATGGACGGACAGATCGAATTAGTCTGTGGTGCATTTAGCAGTGATCCGGAAAAATCAAAAGCCTCAGGAGCTGACTTATTCCTTCCGTCAGATAGGGTATATGATTCTTTTGAACAAATGATCACCTCTGAAAAAAAACTACCGGCTGATCAAAGAATGGATCTTGTATCTATTGTGACACCCAATCATGTACATTTCAAGCCTGCTGCAATGGCCATTCAGAATGGTTTTCATGTGATTTGCGATAAACCACTTTGCTACAATCTGGAAGAAGCCTATGAACTAAATAATCTCGTGAATCATTCTGATCGGATTTTTGCTCTCACCCACAATTATACAGGTTATCCTATGGTCAAACAAGCCAAACAGATGGTGCGTAGTGGCGATCTGGGTACAATTAAAAAGATAGTGGTAGAATATCCTCAGGGTTGGTTATCCACTCTTCTGGAAGCATCTGACCAAAAACAGGCGACTTGGCGTACGGATCCATTAAGATCTGGTATTGCGGGTGCTATGGGTGATATAGGCACTCATGCTGAAAACCTGGCTGAATATATCACAGGTTTAAAAATTTCAGAATTATGTGCGGACATCAGTACTCTTGTAGATGGCAGAAAACTGGATGATGACGGCAACGTATTGCTTCGCTTTGAGAATGGAGCCCGAGGTATCCTATATGCATCACAAATCTCAACCGGTGAGGAAAATAACCTTCGTATCCGTATCTATGGTGAAAAAGGAGGCTTGGAGTGGGCACAAATGGAACCCAATACACTTGTGGTACGTTGGGCGGACCGTCCTGTAGAATTGCTTAGAACAGGAGGTACAGGTATCTCCAAGGAGGCAGCTGCACACACAAGAATTCCTGCAGGCCATCCTGAGGGATACCTTGAAGCATTTGCTAATATTTACAGAAATGTAGCAAAATGTATTCAGGCACAAATCAGCGGTGTGCAAGTTGATCCAATGTACAAAGATTTTCCTGATATAGCAGATGGTGTCAGGGGAATGGAGTTTATATACAAAGTGATCGAATCCGGAAAAAGCGAACAAAAATGGATTAAACTATAG
- a CDS encoding sugar phosphate isomerase/epimerase: MNTIKGPAIFLAQFMGEDAPFNTLETICQWVADLGYKGIQIPTWESRLINLDLAAGSQTYCDELKGKINSYGLEITELSTHLQGQLVAVHPAYDLMFDNFAPESLRNNPKARTEWAVKQVKNAASASMRLGLKAHATFSGALAWHTMYPWPQRPAGLIDMAFTELATRWIPILNHFDHFGVDVCYEIHPGEDLHDGLSYELFLEKTKNHPRACLLYDPSHFVLQQLGYLEYIDIYHERIKAFHVKDAEFNPTGKCGVYGGFADWKTRAGRFRSLGDGQVDFNGIFSKLSQYGFDGWAVMEWECCIKSPEQGAKEGAPFIQNHIIEVTKKAFDDFAGAAVDEGFLRKLLGI; this comes from the coding sequence ATGAACACAATCAAAGGACCTGCAATCTTTCTTGCCCAGTTTATGGGAGAAGATGCACCTTTCAACACTTTGGAAACGATCTGTCAATGGGTAGCAGACTTAGGTTATAAAGGCATTCAGATCCCCACTTGGGAAAGCAGACTGATCAATCTCGATCTGGCAGCCGGAAGTCAAACCTATTGTGACGAACTCAAAGGTAAAATCAATAGTTATGGACTCGAAATCACCGAATTGAGTACACATTTGCAAGGGCAATTAGTGGCGGTACACCCCGCTTATGATCTCATGTTTGATAATTTTGCTCCAGAATCGCTGAGAAACAATCCAAAGGCAAGAACTGAGTGGGCAGTAAAACAAGTCAAAAATGCAGCATCTGCATCCATGCGGCTGGGATTAAAGGCACATGCTACTTTTTCAGGTGCCCTGGCATGGCATACTATGTATCCCTGGCCACAAAGGCCAGCTGGACTTATCGACATGGCATTTACCGAGTTAGCAACAAGGTGGATACCTATTCTTAATCATTTTGACCATTTTGGTGTGGATGTATGTTATGAAATCCATCCGGGAGAAGACCTTCATGATGGTCTTAGTTATGAACTATTCCTTGAAAAAACAAAAAATCATCCGCGTGCCTGTCTTTTGTATGATCCGAGCCACTTCGTACTTCAACAGCTGGGCTATCTGGAATACATTGATATCTACCATGAGAGAATCAAGGCCTTCCATGTGAAAGATGCTGAATTCAATCCGACAGGTAAGTGCGGTGTATATGGAGGATTTGCTGACTGGAAAACAAGAGCGGGGCGATTTAGATCACTCGGTGACGGTCAGGTAGATTTTAACGGTATTTTCAGTAAATTGTCACAATATGGTTTTGATGGATGGGCAGTGATGGAATGGGAGTGTTGTATCAAATCTCCTGAGCAAGGCGCAAAAGAAGGTGCTCCTTTTATTCAGAATCATATTATCGAAGTGACTAAAAAAGCTTTTGATGATTTTGCAGGAGCAGCGGTAGATGAAGGTTTTTTGAGGAAGTTGCTGGGGATATGA
- a CDS encoding type II toxin-antitoxin system RelE/ParE family toxin translates to MKIIWTDFATENLKNIFDYYSVNANKKVAHEIRKQILEATKQLKKNPEAGQKELYLESLGPVFRYLVASNYKIIYRFDDNQIFINDVFDTRQDPIKIMDKSRRLK, encoded by the coding sequence ATGAAAATTATTTGGACTGATTTTGCCACCGAAAATTTGAAAAATATTTTCGACTATTACAGTGTCAATGCTAATAAGAAAGTTGCCCATGAAATTCGAAAACAAATCTTAGAGGCTACCAAACAATTAAAAAAGAATCCGGAAGCAGGTCAAAAGGAGTTGTACCTAGAAAGTTTAGGTCCAGTTTTCAGATATTTAGTGGCATCAAATTATAAGATAATTTATAGGTTTGATGATAATCAGATATTTATTAATGATGTGTTCGATACTAGACAAGACCCTATCAAGATAATGGATAAGAGTAGGAGATTGAAGTAA
- a CDS encoding transcriptional regulator, producing MIGILTGDIINSEKFTEDKWLVPLQSFLKTVGDSPADWAIYRGDEFQIKIDEPSQAFLRALEIKATMKKIKNLDVRISIGIGKADVMRENILESNGPVFLRSGRGLDDLKKSKVTMAINTGNELMDTELNLYLKLALFGIMDSWTVASAEMVSIILQNDSVPQEDISKKTGIAQSAISQRLKRANLEVLLELNKMFVKKIKTLE from the coding sequence ATGATAGGGATATTGACTGGAGATATCATTAATTCAGAGAAATTCACTGAAGATAAATGGTTAGTGCCACTCCAATCTTTTCTAAAAACCGTAGGTGACTCTCCAGCAGATTGGGCTATTTATAGAGGTGATGAATTCCAAATAAAAATTGATGAACCTAGCCAGGCTTTCTTAAGAGCATTGGAAATAAAAGCTACAATGAAAAAAATCAAAAATTTGGATGTACGGATAAGTATAGGTATAGGCAAAGCAGATGTGATGAGAGAAAATATATTGGAGTCAAATGGCCCCGTATTTTTAAGATCGGGAAGAGGGCTTGATGATTTGAAAAAAAGCAAAGTAACGATGGCAATCAATACAGGCAATGAACTTATGGATACTGAATTGAACTTGTATCTGAAGCTGGCATTATTTGGAATCATGGACTCTTGGACAGTGGCATCTGCAGAAATGGTCAGCATAATACTCCAAAATGACAGTGTGCCTCAAGAAGATATTTCAAAAAAAACAGGAATAGCGCAATCAGCCATCTCTCAACGACTCAAAAGAGCAAATCTTGAAGTTTTGTTGGAATTGAACAAAATGTTTGTCAAAAAAATAAAGACTTTAGAATGA
- a CDS encoding DUF3307 domain-containing protein: MILLVTKVILAHFIGDFYLQPSFWVHDKEQKKHKSIYLYLHSAIHGLLVWILLWEWSAWRMAFLFTVVHYVIDLQKLVFQKEKTKRNWFFLDQLLHIFSIFILIDIYKNGEISIDISQILNSKNIIFVTGYVILTLPISIIIQKMLLPWSDLIGEADDDSLLNAGKYIGILERSFVFVFILANRWEAVGFLLAAKSVFRFGDLKESKDRKLTEYILLGTLLTFGIPIVLSMITIYQASLIQ, from the coding sequence ATGATATTATTGGTAACTAAAGTGATTTTAGCACATTTTATTGGAGATTTTTATTTACAACCTTCTTTTTGGGTTCATGATAAAGAGCAAAAGAAGCACAAAAGCATTTATTTGTACTTGCATTCAGCGATTCATGGTTTGTTGGTTTGGATTTTACTATGGGAATGGAGCGCGTGGAGAATGGCCTTTTTGTTTACTGTAGTTCACTATGTGATAGACTTGCAAAAACTAGTGTTTCAGAAGGAGAAGACAAAGAGAAATTGGTTTTTTTTAGACCAGCTACTACATATTTTCTCTATCTTTATACTGATTGACATATATAAAAATGGAGAGATATCTATTGACATTTCACAAATATTAAATAGCAAAAACATCATTTTTGTGACAGGGTATGTGATTTTGACACTTCCTATATCTATCATCATTCAAAAGATGCTTTTACCTTGGTCTGATCTTATAGGTGAAGCTGATGACGATTCGCTGCTCAATGCCGGAAAATACATCGGTATATTGGAGAGATCCTTTGTTTTTGTATTCATTTTGGCTAATCGTTGGGAAGCGGTAGGTTTTCTTTTGGCGGCAAAATCAGTTTTCAGATTTGGGGATTTAAAGGAATCTAAAGACCGAAAGCTCACTGAGTACATTCTTTTAGGCACACTCTTAACCTTTGGTATTCCCATCGTTCTTTCTATGATAACCATTTATCAAGCCAGTTTAATTCAATAA
- a CDS encoding sugar phosphate isomerase/epimerase, whose protein sequence is MNRRYFLEVGGMMWASSLFLNSIKMVDLIKKSKKGIGLQLYTVRNEMDKDVKGTLRKIADIGYTFVENAGYSNGKFYGMTKEDFKSILEDLNLKMISGHIGLGQESGEKGLINQFEEVCKDARYVGQKYLGTGGLAADKRKTIDDYKKFAHLLNKGGEMAKQHGLKIFHHNHDFEFVKINGIVPYEILLNETDKNLVTFELDHYWTKKAGIDSIKLMKDHPGRFSLWHIKDMDNTERQSFTEVGTGIIDYSKIFQEKSIPKMEYFFVEQDSCVNYPPLKSIGISFNNLKKLQL, encoded by the coding sequence ATGAATAGAAGATACTTTCTTGAAGTGGGTGGTATGATGTGGGCTTCCAGTTTATTTTTAAACTCAATAAAAATGGTTGACCTGATCAAGAAGAGCAAAAAAGGTATTGGATTGCAACTTTATACGGTGCGAAATGAAATGGACAAAGATGTCAAAGGTACATTGAGAAAGATTGCGGACATCGGATACACATTTGTTGAAAACGCCGGCTACAGCAATGGGAAATTCTATGGGATGACAAAAGAAGATTTTAAATCTATTTTGGAAGATTTGAATTTGAAAATGATATCTGGTCACATCGGATTAGGTCAAGAATCAGGTGAAAAGGGGCTAATCAACCAATTTGAGGAAGTATGTAAAGATGCAAGATATGTAGGTCAGAAATATTTGGGAACTGGCGGACTGGCAGCGGATAAAAGAAAGACCATTGATGATTATAAAAAGTTTGCACATTTGCTTAATAAAGGTGGTGAGATGGCAAAACAACATGGTTTAAAAATATTTCACCACAACCATGATTTTGAGTTTGTCAAAATAAATGGTATCGTTCCGTATGAAATATTGCTCAATGAGACAGATAAAAATTTGGTTACTTTTGAGTTGGATCATTACTGGACAAAAAAAGCTGGCATTGATTCAATAAAACTTATGAAAGATCATCCAGGCCGTTTTTCTCTTTGGCACATCAAGGATATGGATAATACTGAAAGACAATCTTTCACAGAGGTCGGAACAGGTATCATTGATTATTCAAAAATATTTCAAGAAAAATCTATTCCCAAGATGGAATATTTTTTTGTTGAGCAAGATAGTTGTGTGAATTACCCGCCACTTAAAAGTATTGGAATCAGTTTTAATAATTTGAAAAAGCTTCAACTCTGA